In Niallia sp. FSL W8-0635, one genomic interval encodes:
- a CDS encoding helix-turn-helix transcriptional regulator, translating into MVFFENHGVEEKESFEKFTLMNFNFPLHFHRAYELIIVNEGELFVRVDQKEYILKKNDAAFIFTNQMHEIKTIHHSHISVVIFSPELIGHFFMNYKGFIPESNVIHLKETPNLQALNSIYRQKSFLYDICGNLVENTKLTPVAYSTKMKVFHKILLYVDNHYSQDCTLKAVAKHLQYDYAYLSKLFVHITNMTFTEYLTQYRISQACYQLKNSQQPIGEIAMNCGYNNLRSFHRNFKKITRFSPRKYRELS; encoded by the coding sequence GTGGTTTTTTTCGAAAATCACGGCGTAGAAGAAAAAGAATCCTTTGAGAAATTCACCCTCATGAATTTCAACTTTCCTCTTCACTTTCATCGCGCCTATGAATTAATCATTGTCAACGAAGGGGAACTATTCGTCCGAGTCGATCAAAAAGAGTATATACTAAAAAAAAATGATGCAGCCTTTATTTTTACGAACCAAATGCATGAAATTAAAACAATCCACCATTCCCATATTAGTGTCGTTATTTTTTCACCTGAATTAATAGGACATTTTTTTATGAATTATAAGGGCTTTATCCCTGAAAGCAATGTGATTCATTTAAAGGAAACACCAAATTTGCAAGCGCTCAATTCTATTTATCGTCAAAAAAGTTTTCTTTATGATATATGTGGTAATTTAGTAGAGAACACAAAATTAACACCAGTTGCATACTCCACAAAGATGAAAGTATTTCATAAAATATTGCTTTATGTAGATAACCATTATAGTCAGGATTGCACATTAAAAGCCGTTGCAAAGCATCTGCAATATGATTATGCTTACCTTTCCAAGCTCTTTGTTCATATTACGAACATGACTTTTACCGAATACCTGACCCAATATCGAATATCACAGGCTTGTTATCAGTTAAAAAATAGTCAACAGCCAATTGGTGAAATTGCAATGAATTGCGGATACAATAATTTGCGATCCTTTCACCGGAACTTTAAAAAGATCACTCGCTTTTCACCTAGAAAGTATCGCGAGCTCTCGTAA
- a CDS encoding right-handed parallel beta-helix repeat-containing protein encodes MAVEYHVAKNGSDLGEGTTQSPFLTINKAASVAVAGDTVIVHEGEYREWVKPKNSGLSNTRRITYQAAEGEKVVIKGSEHIQNWQQVEGTVWKTELPNSFFGEYNPYKEEIFGDWIVYNPGRHLGDVYLNGKSFYEAETLEQVKNPQKQTEVLDHWTNKIVPVHNPEQTVFVWFTEVNENTTSIYANFHEYNPNEELVEINVRKACFYPEETGINYITVKGFEMAQAATPWTPPTADQPGLLGPHWSKGWIIEDNIIHDSKCSGISLGKEGSTGNNYRTKRKDKPGYQYQLESVFLARQAGWSKEKIGFHIVRNNTIYDCGQNGVVGHLGCVFSEIYNNHIYNIALKREFYGHEIAGIKLHAAIDVQIYHNRIHDCSLGTWLDWQTQGTRVSSNLYYRNNRDLFVEVSSGPYIVDHNILTADYALDNHAQGGAYINNLIRGKMVHRKMLDRATPYHYPHSTEVAGFAVTYGGDDRFYNNIFVGDEKLEDVGTSHYNGYTASLEEYIETVHQEDGDHESFNKVEQPVYINRNAYLNGAESFEREEERLVESTFNPSLKIVEEGTEVYLSVELPENFDTIFGEVQTTQTLERVRIVDANFENPDGSEVAVNTDYLGELREAKSVLGPISTLKKGKNYVKVWG; translated from the coding sequence ATGGCTGTAGAATATCACGTAGCAAAAAATGGTTCAGATTTAGGAGAGGGAACGACACAGAGTCCATTTTTAACCATCAACAAGGCAGCTTCAGTTGCGGTTGCAGGAGACACCGTTATTGTGCATGAAGGGGAATATCGCGAATGGGTAAAACCGAAAAATTCAGGATTAAGCAATACAAGAAGAATTACCTATCAAGCTGCTGAAGGTGAAAAAGTAGTCATTAAAGGCTCTGAGCACATTCAAAATTGGCAGCAAGTAGAAGGTACTGTGTGGAAAACGGAACTCCCAAACTCATTCTTTGGAGAATATAATCCCTATAAAGAAGAAATATTTGGCGATTGGATTGTCTATAATCCAGGCAGACATCTAGGAGATGTATACTTAAATGGTAAATCTTTTTATGAAGCAGAAACATTAGAACAAGTTAAAAATCCTCAAAAGCAAACAGAAGTATTAGATCACTGGACAAACAAAATTGTTCCTGTACATAACCCAGAGCAAACTGTTTTTGTTTGGTTTACTGAGGTGAATGAAAATACAACAAGTATTTATGCTAATTTTCACGAGTATAATCCGAATGAAGAATTAGTGGAAATAAATGTTCGAAAAGCTTGCTTCTATCCAGAGGAAACTGGCATTAATTATATAACGGTAAAAGGGTTCGAGATGGCTCAAGCAGCAACACCATGGACACCGCCTACTGCTGATCAGCCAGGATTATTAGGTCCTCATTGGAGTAAAGGCTGGATTATTGAAGATAATATCATCCACGATTCTAAATGTAGTGGCATAAGTCTTGGAAAAGAAGGCTCTACTGGAAATAACTATCGTACAAAACGAAAAGACAAACCAGGCTATCAATATCAATTAGAATCTGTTTTCCTTGCGAGACAAGCTGGTTGGAGCAAAGAGAAGATTGGATTCCATATCGTGCGAAATAATACAATCTATGATTGCGGACAAAATGGTGTTGTAGGGCATTTAGGCTGTGTATTTAGCGAAATTTATAACAATCACATTTATAATATTGCCTTAAAGAGAGAGTTTTACGGCCATGAAATTGCTGGTATCAAACTACATGCGGCGATTGATGTGCAAATATACCATAATCGCATTCATGATTGTTCATTAGGAACATGGCTAGATTGGCAAACACAAGGAACAAGAGTCAGCAGCAATCTTTATTATCGCAATAATCGTGATTTATTCGTAGAAGTTAGCAGCGGTCCTTATATTGTAGATCATAATATTTTAACAGCAGATTATGCTTTAGATAATCATGCCCAAGGTGGAGCTTACATTAATAATTTAATTCGCGGAAAAATGGTCCACCGCAAAATGCTTGATCGTGCGACACCATATCATTATCCACATAGCACAGAGGTAGCAGGTTTTGCGGTTACCTATGGTGGCGATGATCGTTTTTACAATAATATCTTTGTTGGCGATGAGAAGCTAGAAGATGTTGGTACATCCCATTACAACGGCTATACAGCTTCCCTTGAGGAATATATTGAAACCGTTCACCAAGAGGACGGTGATCATGAATCATTTAATAAAGTAGAGCAGCCGGTTTATATTAATCGTAATGCCTATTTAAATGGTGCAGAATCTTTTGAAAGAGAAGAGGAAAGATTAGTAGAAAGTACATTTAATCCAAGCTTAAAGATAGTAGAGGAAGGAACAGAAGTATATCTATCTGTAGAACTCCCAGAGAACTTTGATACCATTTTTGGCGAGGTGCAAACAACGCAAACTCTTGAAAGAGTCCGGATTGTAGATGCTAACTTTGAAAATCCAGATGGAAGCGAAGTAGCCGTTAATACGGATTATTTAGGCGAATTGCGAGAAGCGAAAAGTGTGTTAGGACCAATTAGCACATTGAAAAAAGGGAAGAATTATGTGAAGGTCTGGGGATAA
- a CDS encoding pentapeptide repeat-containing protein — MKIEAPKIPADLPSRNFHDILYEEELELEMCQIQHSVFNDEVLNKVRLSKMVLKNCKFISTDFSGIEMTDVVFENCDFSNAKMSISSIHKCTFSNCKLLGVDFTDSRLGNVQFKDSLLNLAAFGSSKLEKVRFQDSPVESSDFYDCIFKKVEFNKCIMDGANFERTSLNGVDISTSTFQSLMVSPSDLRGCKVSTYQAIQFSALLGLEIID, encoded by the coding sequence ATGAAAATAGAAGCACCAAAAATTCCAGCAGATTTACCTTCAAGGAATTTTCACGATATTTTATATGAGGAAGAATTAGAACTAGAAATGTGCCAAATTCAGCATTCGGTTTTTAATGATGAAGTATTAAATAAAGTACGATTATCTAAAATGGTTCTTAAAAATTGCAAATTTATCAGCACTGATTTTTCTGGTATTGAAATGACAGATGTTGTATTTGAAAACTGTGATTTCTCTAACGCGAAAATGAGTATTTCTTCGATACATAAATGTACATTTAGCAATTGCAAATTATTAGGTGTCGATTTTACGGACTCTCGGCTTGGTAATGTTCAATTTAAGGATTCTTTATTAAATTTAGCTGCTTTTGGGAGCTCCAAATTAGAAAAAGTTCGTTTTCAAGACTCACCAGTAGAATCATCTGATTTTTATGATTGTATCTTTAAGAAAGTTGAATTTAATAAGTGTATCATGGACGGAGCGAATTTTGAAAGGACCTCCCTTAACGGTGTAGACATTAGTACATCGACTTTCCAATCACTAATGGTATCTCCATCAGATTTAAGAGGCTGTAAGGTTTCTACTTATCAAGCCATTCAATTTTCTGCTTTATTAGGCTTGGAAATTATCGATTAA
- a CDS encoding YuzL family protein, with protein sequence MPNRKADPSTIGLGSTQPEGQGTTTKETGRTKADSSRKKQKKS encoded by the coding sequence ATGCCAAACAGAAAAGCAGACCCATCAACTATTGGATTAGGTTCCACACAACCTGAAGGACAAGGAACAACTACAAAGGAAACGGGGAGAACGAAGGCAGATTCTTCTCGGAAAAAACAAAAGAAGTCTTAA
- a CDS encoding MarR family winged helix-turn-helix transcriptional regulator, whose translation MDNKELLTYDEDLSLKIFVVLSRALQSIKKRVEEDIKCLGLNPTEFSVLELIYSKGDQPIQKIGEKVLIASSSITYVVDKLENKKLIRRKPCPNDRRITYAVITEEGTELMDKVFPKHKAAMREICGGLETKEKEILIEQLKKLGLHAQSM comes from the coding sequence ATGGATAATAAGGAATTATTAACATATGATGAAGATTTATCTTTAAAGATATTTGTCGTTTTATCGAGAGCTTTGCAATCGATTAAGAAACGAGTAGAAGAAGATATAAAATGTCTTGGACTAAATCCAACAGAGTTTTCTGTTCTTGAATTAATCTACAGTAAAGGGGATCAGCCAATTCAAAAGATTGGTGAAAAAGTGCTGATTGCGAGTAGCAGTATTACTTATGTTGTAGATAAATTAGAAAATAAAAAATTAATCAGAAGAAAGCCATGTCCGAACGACCGCCGGATTACTTATGCGGTTATTACGGAAGAAGGCACCGAACTAATGGACAAAGTCTTTCCGAAGCATAAAGCGGCCATGAGAGAAATATGTGGTGGATTAGAAACAAAAGAAAAAGAAATATTAATTGAACAGCTGAAAAAATTAGGTCTCCATGCACAAAGCATGTAA
- a CDS encoding ring-cleaving dioxygenase: MNEMSKKTSGIHHITAIVGHPQENVDFYAGVLGLRLVKQTVNFDDPGTYHLYFGDEGGNPGTIITFFPWVGARQGVIGDGQVGVTSYVVPKGALSFWENRLTKFTIPYSKIERFGEEYLAFTDPHGLLLEIVEREEGKNNSWQFGEITSEHAIKGFGGATLFSKQPEKTAEVLEKVMGFEKVGEEGEYARFRSFGDIGNVIDLKVTTGRSGSMGVGTVHHIAFRAVDDADQLNWQKHVSSNGYHVTPVQDRNYFNAIYFREHGEILFEIATDPPGFAIDESQEKMGENLMLPSQYEQYREQLERRLIPIDVRNLD; encoded by the coding sequence GTGAACGAAATGTCCAAAAAAACAAGTGGAATTCACCACATTACAGCAATCGTAGGTCATCCTCAAGAAAATGTTGATTTTTATGCAGGAGTACTAGGATTACGCTTAGTAAAACAAACAGTAAACTTTGATGATCCAGGAACCTACCACTTATATTTTGGAGATGAGGGTGGGAATCCCGGAACGATTATTACTTTCTTCCCATGGGTTGGCGCGCGCCAAGGTGTTATTGGAGATGGGCAGGTTGGAGTAACTTCTTATGTAGTTCCAAAAGGAGCACTTTCATTTTGGGAGAATCGATTAACGAAATTTACTATTCCTTACTCTAAAATAGAGCGCTTTGGAGAAGAATACTTGGCATTTACTGATCCACATGGATTATTGCTAGAAATTGTGGAAAGAGAAGAAGGAAAAAACAATAGCTGGCAATTCGGTGAGATTACATCTGAACATGCAATTAAAGGATTTGGTGGCGCTACTTTGTTCTCAAAGCAGCCAGAAAAGACAGCAGAGGTTTTAGAAAAGGTAATGGGATTTGAAAAGGTTGGGGAAGAAGGAGAATATGCAAGATTTCGTTCTTTCGGCGATATTGGAAATGTCATTGATCTTAAAGTAACTACAGGTAGAAGTGGCTCAATGGGTGTTGGAACAGTTCATCATATCGCTTTTCGAGCAGTGGATGATGCGGATCAATTAAATTGGCAGAAGCATGTTTCTTCTAATGGATATCATGTTACGCCTGTTCAGGATCGAAACTATTTTAACGCTATCTATTTTAGAGAGCATGGGGAAATTCTTTTTGAAATTGCAACAGATCCTCCAGGCTTTGCAATTGATGAGTCCCAAGAAAAAATGGGAGAAAATTTAATGCTGCCAAGTCAATATGAGCAATATAGAGAGCAGCTAGAACGAAGATTAATACCGATTGATGTACGAAACCTCGATTAA
- a CDS encoding flavin reductase family protein, whose translation MRSIDPKTISERENYKFLIGSIIPRPIAFVTSLSEEGVLNGAPFSYFNIVSSNPPMVSLSIQRSNGNQKDTARNILNKKEFVIHIVDEHNVEQINHTAATLSPSESEVELAKLTPIESSKISVPGIKEAKVRLECMLEHALELGDTNAQAGCDFLIGRVVQYHIEEEIYEEGRIDPRGLGAVSRLAGNDYAKIGEIFTKERPK comes from the coding sequence ATGCGTTCTATTGATCCAAAGACGATTTCAGAAAGAGAAAATTATAAATTTCTTATTGGAAGCATTATTCCAAGGCCGATTGCTTTTGTTACTAGTTTGTCAGAAGAAGGGGTCTTAAATGGTGCTCCTTTTAGCTACTTTAATATCGTATCTTCTAATCCTCCGATGGTGTCTTTATCAATTCAGCGCTCCAATGGTAACCAAAAGGATACAGCGAGAAATATTTTAAACAAGAAGGAATTTGTTATTCATATTGTGGATGAACATAATGTGGAGCAAATTAATCATACGGCAGCAACACTTTCTCCCAGTGAAAGCGAGGTAGAATTGGCGAAGCTAACGCCAATTGAAAGCAGTAAAATCAGTGTGCCTGGCATCAAAGAAGCAAAAGTTCGCTTGGAATGTATGTTGGAGCACGCATTAGAATTAGGGGATACAAATGCCCAGGCTGGCTGTGATTTTCTTATCGGAAGAGTGGTGCAATACCATATTGAGGAAGAGATTTACGAGGAAGGCAGAATTGACCCAAGAGGATTAGGAGCTGTCAGCAGATTAGCTGGAAATGACTATGCGAAAATTGGTGAAATCTTTACGAAAGAAAGACCCAAATAA
- a CDS encoding ring-cleaving dioxygenase, with translation MMLRSAGIHHISAMVNDAQRNIDFYASILGLRLVKKTINFDRPEVYHLYFGNETGTPGTVITFFPWEKQLKGRIGTGQVGVTSYIIPPGSSEFWMNRLLRYGVKVESSSRFDERYLQFTDPDGILIELVEREEGPLNNWQMGDIHSSVAIKGFGGATLHSAQPNKTADVLEGILGFTCVGEDAGYLRFSSDSQLGNVIDIKLIPSVRGLMGAGTVHHIAWRAKDEKELQQWRTALLEKGYYPTEIKDRNYFEALYFHEEGGILFEIATDGPGFVVDEPLNNLGEKLMLPEWLEEKRDELTAALPKIAVRTLEEEKE, from the coding sequence ATAATGCTAAGATCAGCAGGGATTCATCATATCTCAGCAATGGTGAATGATGCACAAAGAAACATCGATTTTTATGCTAGTATTCTTGGATTAAGATTAGTGAAAAAGACGATTAATTTCGATCGTCCTGAAGTATATCATTTATATTTTGGGAATGAAACTGGCACACCAGGAACAGTAATTACCTTCTTTCCATGGGAAAAACAGTTAAAAGGTAGAATTGGCACAGGGCAAGTTGGCGTTACTAGCTATATTATACCACCTGGTTCGAGTGAGTTTTGGATGAATCGTCTTCTTCGCTACGGCGTGAAAGTGGAAAGTTCCAGTAGATTTGACGAAAGGTATTTGCAGTTTACTGACCCAGATGGGATTCTCATTGAATTAGTGGAACGCGAGGAAGGTCCACTAAATAATTGGCAAATGGGTGATATTCATTCATCTGTCGCAATTAAGGGATTTGGCGGGGCTACGTTACATTCTGCTCAGCCAAATAAAACCGCAGATGTACTTGAAGGTATATTAGGTTTCACATGTGTTGGAGAAGACGCAGGGTATTTACGTTTTTCATCTGATTCACAGCTAGGCAATGTGATTGATATCAAGCTAATTCCATCTGTGCGTGGGTTAATGGGAGCAGGAACGGTCCATCATATTGCTTGGCGAGCAAAAGATGAAAAAGAGCTTCAGCAATGGAGAACTGCTCTATTAGAAAAAGGGTATTATCCAACAGAAATCAAAGACCGCAATTATTTTGAGGCATTATATTTTCATGAAGAAGGTGGTATTCTTTTTGAAATAGCTACTGATGGACCTGGATTTGTGGTAGATGAACCATTAAACAACCTAGGTGAGAAGCTTATGTTACCTGAGTGGTTAGAAGAAAAACGAGACGAATTAACAGCTGCTTTGCCTAAAATAGCGGTAAGAACCTTAGAGGAGGAGAAGGAATGA
- a CDS encoding alpha/beta hydrolase, which yields MKHIFNKGKDPKKPTFLMLHGTGGTELDLLPLAGMIDDEASVLSVRGNILENGMPRFFKRLAEGIFDEEDLIFRTKELNEFLDEAAEKYEFDRDNIIAIGYSNGANIAASLLFHYQDALKAAILHHPMVPRRGITLPDLTGKGVFIAAGTNDPICSPEESTELQTLLAAANANVEIHWENRGHQLTAQEVEVAAKWYATFAQ from the coding sequence ATGAAACATATTTTCAATAAAGGGAAAGATCCAAAAAAGCCAACATTTTTGATGCTGCATGGGACAGGTGGAACAGAATTAGATTTATTGCCTCTTGCTGGCATGATCGATGATGAAGCATCGGTACTAAGTGTACGCGGGAATATTCTAGAAAATGGGATGCCACGTTTTTTCAAGCGTTTAGCAGAAGGTATCTTCGATGAAGAGGATTTAATTTTTCGTACAAAAGAATTAAATGAATTTCTAGATGAAGCTGCTGAAAAATATGAATTTGACAGAGATAATATTATTGCGATTGGTTACTCTAATGGTGCTAATATTGCAGCAAGCTTATTATTTCATTATCAGGATGCGTTAAAAGCAGCGATTCTTCATCATCCAATGGTTCCAAGAAGAGGAATTACTCTTCCTGATTTAACAGGAAAAGGAGTATTTATTGCAGCCGGAACGAATGACCCTATTTGTTCACCAGAAGAATCAACAGAGTTACAAACATTGCTTGCGGCCGCCAATGCTAATGTAGAAATACATTGGGAAAATAGAGGCCATCAATTAACAGCACAAGAAGTAGAAGTAGCTGCAAAATGGTACGCTACATTCGCTCAATAG
- the wrbA gene encoding NAD(P)H:quinone oxidoreductase → MSNVKVAVVFYSMGGTNYQLAQWAAEGAKEAGAEVKVVKVQELAPQSVIDSNEAWKATVDATKDVPVASSEDIEWADAIIFSVPTRFGTMPSQMKQFIDLQGGLWATGKTVNKVVSAMTSAQNPHGGQEATLLSLYTSMMHWGAIIATPGYTDPVLFGAGGNPYGTSVTVGQDGKMIEDVQGAVKHQAKRTVTVAEWVKKGNQ, encoded by the coding sequence ATGTCAAATGTTAAAGTAGCAGTAGTTTTTTATAGTATGGGTGGAACAAACTATCAACTAGCTCAATGGGCGGCAGAAGGAGCAAAAGAAGCGGGAGCAGAAGTTAAAGTAGTAAAAGTACAAGAATTAGCTCCACAATCTGTTATCGACAGCAATGAAGCATGGAAAGCAACAGTAGATGCAACAAAAGACGTTCCTGTTGCATCATCAGAAGATATTGAATGGGCAGATGCCATTATTTTCAGCGTTCCTACACGATTTGGTACAATGCCATCTCAAATGAAACAATTCATTGATCTACAAGGCGGACTATGGGCAACTGGGAAAACGGTTAACAAAGTAGTAAGTGCGATGACTTCTGCACAAAATCCACATGGTGGTCAAGAAGCAACATTATTATCTCTATATACTTCTATGATGCATTGGGGTGCAATTATTGCTACTCCAGGTTACACAGATCCAGTTCTTTTCGGAGCAGGTGGAAATCCGTATGGCACAAGTGTAACAGTTGGACAAGATGGTAAAATGATTGAAGACGTTCAAGGAGCTGTAAAACACCAAGCTAAACGTACTGTTACAGTTGCAGAATGGGTTAAAAAAGGAAATCAATAA
- a CDS encoding YeeE/YedE family protein — MATSANVQSTQNAKSLPEQQKGLKAPQMPLIIGGLIVAAILLVYLIITQKSMQPILLVLGLLLGYTLFHARFGFTSAFRRLASVGNGQALRAHMLMLAVAVSLFAPILAYGISFFGTGATGYVSPVGVSLVVGAFMFGIGMQLGGGCASGTLYAVGGGRSVAFVTLLFFIIGSTIGAAHLSFWTEELPSFAPISLATSTGLGYGGAWLVSIILFGVIAWITLVVERKRKAPKMAPLPTTTGWKRIFRGSWPLFAAAIVLAVLNALTLMTRGTPWGITSAFALWGSKVAQFFGMDVASWGFWQGNAQALEASIFADSTTILNFGVILGAFLASAAGGLFKFSKVTLGNVLASIIGGLLMGYGSRLAFGCNVGAYFGGIASFSVHGYVWGILALGGTFVALYLRPLFGLSVPKSKDSFC; from the coding sequence GTGGCAACTTCAGCAAACGTTCAATCGACTCAAAATGCAAAGAGTCTACCTGAACAACAAAAAGGATTAAAGGCTCCACAGATGCCTTTAATTATCGGTGGACTTATTGTTGCAGCAATTCTATTAGTCTACTTAATAATAACACAAAAGAGTATGCAGCCTATACTATTGGTTTTAGGTCTTTTACTTGGTTATACATTGTTTCATGCTCGTTTTGGTTTCACATCAGCATTTCGCAGACTTGCATCAGTTGGTAATGGGCAAGCATTGCGTGCACATATGTTAATGCTAGCAGTGGCAGTATCGTTATTTGCACCAATCTTAGCATACGGCATTTCATTCTTTGGAACAGGAGCAACAGGTTATGTATCACCAGTTGGTGTGAGTCTTGTTGTCGGTGCCTTCATGTTTGGAATCGGAATGCAGCTTGGCGGTGGATGTGCATCTGGTACCTTGTATGCAGTAGGTGGGGGACGTTCTGTTGCGTTCGTAACACTATTATTCTTTATTATTGGTTCCACAATCGGGGCAGCTCATCTGTCATTTTGGACAGAGGAACTACCATCCTTTGCACCGATTTCGTTAGCAACATCAACAGGTCTTGGCTATGGTGGAGCTTGGCTTGTATCAATCATCTTATTTGGGGTAATTGCGTGGATTACATTGGTTGTGGAAAGAAAAAGAAAAGCACCAAAAATGGCTCCACTTCCAACAACAACAGGCTGGAAACGAATTTTCCGCGGTTCATGGCCATTATTTGCAGCGGCAATCGTGTTAGCTGTCCTTAACGCTTTAACATTGATGACTCGTGGTACGCCATGGGGAATTACATCAGCGTTTGCTTTATGGGGTTCTAAAGTAGCGCAATTCTTTGGAATGGATGTAGCAAGCTGGGGATTCTGGCAAGGGAATGCACAAGCTCTAGAAGCATCTATTTTTGCAGATTCTACTACAATCCTTAATTTCGGAGTAATTCTTGGTGCATTCTTAGCATCAGCAGCAGGTGGATTATTTAAATTTTCTAAAGTGACACTTGGAAATGTGCTTGCATCAATTATTGGTGGTTTACTAATGGGTTATGGCTCACGTCTAGCATTTGGCTGTAACGTTGGTGCCTATTTCGGCGGTATCGCATCATTCAGTGTACACGGTTATGTATGGGGAATTCTAGCATTAGGCGGAACGTTCGTAGCCTTGTACCTTCGTCCATTATTTGGACTTTCTGTACCAAAATCAAAAGATTCATTCTGTTAA